CCGTGCTGGTGACCCACCACGTCGAGGAGATCCCGCCCGGCTACACCCATGTCGCGCTGCTGCGCGAGGGCGCCGTGGTCGCCGCCGGCCCGATCGGCGAGACCCTCACCTCCCAGAACCTCACCCGCACCTTCGGACTGCCGCTGGTGGTCGAGCAGCGCGGGGAGCGCTTCACCGCCCGCTCGCTCTCGCTGAACTGACGCTCTGGTGGACAGCCCGCAGCTGCGGCAGATCACCGAGGTCACCGACCTCTCGGACCCGGCGCTTGACGACTACCTGCGCATGACCGATGTGCGGCTGCGCTCCCGTGTGGAGGTGGAGCGCGGGCTGTTCATGGCCGAGAGCTTCGAGGTGATCTCCCGCGCGATGGACGCCGGCATGGCGCCGCGGTCCTTCCTCATGAGCGAGAAGTGGCTGGCGAAGTTCGCGCCGCTGTACGAGCAGTTCCCCGAGGTGCCGGTGTTCGTCGGCGCGGAGCCGCTGCTCGAGCAGCTCACCGGCTTCCACCTGCATCGCGGCGCGCTCGCGGCGATGCAGCGGCCGCAGCTCCCCTCGGTGCCCGAGGTGCTGCGCGGGGCCCGCACCGTCGCGGTGATCGAGGACATCGTGGACCACACCAACGTCGGCGCCATGTTCCGCTCGGCCGCGGCCCTCGGTGTCGACGCGGTGCTGGTGACCCCGCAGTGCGCGGACCCGCTGTACCGGCGCTCCATCCGGGTCTCCATGGGCACGGTGTTCCAGGTGCCGTGGACGCGGCTGGAGGCCTGGCCGTCGGCCGGCGTGGACCTGCTGCACGAGGCCGGTTTCGATGTGCTCGCCATGGCGCTGAGCGAGGGTGCGGTCGCACTGGACGCACTCGATCTCCGCCCCGAGAGGAAGGTCGCCTTCGTGCTCGGCGCCGAAGGTCACGGGTTGAAGCCCGCCACCCTCGGCGCGGTCGACCAGCACGTGGTGATCCCGATGGCCGGGGGAGTGGACTCCCTGAACGTCGCCGCGGCGAGCGCCGTGGTGTTCTGGCAGCGACGGGCGGCGCTCAGCGCAGCCTGAGCCATCGGGGCCGGTCCCGGGGGCCGGTCCCGCGGGGCGGACGTCGCCGTCACAGCCCGGCGAGCACGACGCCGCTGCGAGGGGCGGCCGGGAAGCGATCCAGGGGGATGGAGAGGTCCTGCGGGGGGATCTCGAGCTCGTCGCGGCACAGCAGCCGCACGGCCTGCTTCAGCAGGGCGACCGTGCTCCACTCGCCGGGGCACCGGTGATCGTCCTCATGGCGTCCGGCGCCCTGAGCGATATGCGTGAAGGGATCCTCCTGCCACGACCAGCCCCGGAAGCGCTCGGGCCGGAAGCTGTCGGGGTCCGGGAACGATCGGGGGTCGTGACAGGTGCCGTACAGATCCAGGACCACCCAGTCGCCGACGCCGAGCTCATGGCCCTGGAACCGGAACGGGGCACGCACCCGTCCCGGCACCACGGGGAAGAACGGGAAGAAGCGTCGCACCTCCTGGACGAACGGCTCGAGATCGCTCTCCTCTCCGGCGGCGAAGGCGTCCCGCCACTGCGGATGCCTCACCAGCGCGACAGCGGCGAACTCGATGAAGCGGGAGACGGCCAGCAGCGGCCGCAGGAGGTTCAGGAGCTCCACCGCCGCGATGCGCGGAGGGAGCAGGGCCCCGTCCTCGGCGTGGGTCGCCAGGACGGCCAGCGCCGTATGCGGCGGTGGGGCCAGGTCCCCCGCACGCACCTGCTCGACGAGCCCGGCGGCCCAGGTCTCGGTGCCACGACGTCGCCATCGCGCATACCAGTTCGCCGGCCCGGGCCGGGCCACCTGGTCGACCATCAGGCTCAGCTCGGTCGTCAGGCGGGGGACGTCCAGGGAGTCCAGCGCGATGCCGCACCAGCGCAGCGCCGCCCGGGTGAGGACGACCCGGCTGAGGTGATCGAGCCGCACCCGGCCGGTGCCGTGCAGCCTGGTCAGCGCTCGGTCCCACTCGAGCTCGTACAGCGCGCTCAGACGATCCATCGCCTCGGCGCCCATCAGGGACAGGAAGAGCCGCTTGCGGCGGTGATGCGCCGCGCCATCGAGGCTCTGGACGGAGCCCTCGTCCTGCAGCAGGTGCTGGACCATGGTCGGCATCGCTCCCCGGCGGGTGAGGTGCGTGCCGTCGTAGAACATCTGCGCCGCCTCGGCACCGCGCAGGAGCGTGACCGGTCGCAGCAGCAGCCGGGTGGTCAGCAGATCCGTGCCGGCGGCATCGCACCGCGACGCGATGAACGGATACCCCTCGCGAAGGAACGCGAGCGTGCTGTCGAACGGGACCGTGCGCACCGTGGCCTCCCAGCTGTCGTGATCGGGCTCGTCCCTCGCCGACGCGCGCGGACCCGGCGGCTCACCCCGCCGGGCTCGCGATGCGATCGGAGCAGGCGCGGCCCTCGTCGTCCAGACGGTAGGCCGCGCAGGTGCCGGAGGCAACGCACGGACCGCTCGGACGGCCGCTGCACCCCGGATCCGCCGAGGGGTGGCTACGCTGAGCCTGCGCGGCCCCCGGACCTCGCAGAGCAGACGGACCGGGAATCGAGCCGTCCCGCCGCCCCACCGACGAGAGGGAGAACTCCATCGTGACCGCATCCGTCAGTGACTTCGTGATCGAGCGACTCCGGGAGTGGGGGATCCGTCGTGTGTTCGGGTACCCGGGTGACGGGATCGGTGCCTTCGACGGCGCACTCGGTGCGGCGGAACGCGCGGACCGGGGCCTGCAGTACGTGCGGCCGACCCATGAGGAGGCGTGCTCCCTCATGGCCACGGCGCACGCCAAGTTCACCGGCGAGGTCGGGGTGTGCATCGCCACCTCGAGCCCCGGCGGGTTCCACATGCTCAACGGGCTCTACGACGCGAAGATGGACAATCAGCCGGTGGTCGCGATCGTCGGGCAGCAGCCGACGACGTCCCTCGGCACCTTCGTGCAGCAGGAGAGCAATCTCGAACGGACCTTCGCCGATGTCGCGGTCTATGTGCAGACCGTCGTCACGCCCGCCCAGGCGCAGGCGGTCCTCGACACCGCGTTCCGGACCGCCCGGCTCCGCCTGGGCCCCGCCGTGGTGATCCTCCCCCACGACGTCCAGGCCATGGACATGCCCGAGATGCAGGTCCCCTCCGCCTCCATCGCGCGGTCCAGCGCCGTCGCCGCATCGACGTCGATCACGCCCCCCGCCGCGGACATCGCCCGGGCCGCCGAGATCATCAACTCCGGCAGCAGGGTCTCCTTCCTGGTCGGCCACGGGGCCGGCGGAGCGACCGACGAGATCCTCGAGGCGGCCTCCCTCTGCGGCGCCGGCATCGTCACGGCGCTGCGCGGCAAGCACGTCATCCCCTCGGAGGTGCCCCACCACACCCAGCAGCTCGGGCTGCTCGGCAGCCTGCCGAGCACGGAGCAGATGAGCGACTGCGACACCCTCGTGATGCTCGGGACCAACTACCCCTACAGCGAGTTCCTGCCTCCCAGCGGCCAGGCCAGAGCGCTGCAGATCGATCTCAAGCCGGAGCACATGGGCCTGCGCTATCCGACGGAGCTGAATCTCTGGGGCGACGTCAGAGCGACGCTGGCAGCGCTCATACCCCACCTGACCAGGACCGAGGACCTGTCGTGGCAGAAGCAGGTCGCGGAGAGCATGGAGTCGTGGGAGCAGGAGATGGAGGCCCAGGCCATGCTCACCGTCGAGGACGGGGTGAATCCGCGGCGGGTGTTCCACGAGCTGAACAAGCGCCTGCCCCCTCGAGCGATCGTGACCGCCGACGCCGGGACCACGGCGGACTGGTACGGGCATCACATCCGACTGCGCGAGGGCATGACCGGCGACCTCTCCGGCCGCCTGGCCACGATGCTCGGCGCCATGCCGTACGCGACGGCCGCCAAGTTCGCCTTCCCCGAGCGCACGGTGGTGTGCACGATCGGGGACGGCGCCTTCCAGATGCTGGGGATGAACGAGCTCATCACGGTCAAGAGGCACCTCGAGAGCTGGGTCGAGAACCCCCAGTTCATCGTCGTCGTCCTGCACAACGACGACCTCACCCAGGTGTCGTGGGAGATGCGGACCCAGGATGCCGATCCGCTGTGGCCCACGGCGCAGGACGTCGAGTCCGTGGACTACGCCGGATGGGCGGAGCTGCTGGGGTTCACCGGCCTCCGCGTCACCGAGGACAGCGAGGTCGAGGAAGCGATGGAGACTGCCTTCGCCCACCGCGGCGTCACCCTGATCGACGCCCGCACCAGCAGGAGTGTTCCGCCCCTGCCCCCGCGGATCTCCCGCGAGTTCGCGAAGAACACCGGCATCGCGCTGCTCCAGGAGGACCCGGCGCGATCGGAGGTCGTCCGGGACTCCGCCAAGGCGCTGCTGGCGGAGGGCGTCGAGCGCGCCAGGAAGACGATGCACATCGATCACGAGCGCGATCTCGAAGAAGACCAGGAGCACTGATGTCCCCCCGCACCCTCCGTTCCGCCACCGCACTGACGGGAGCTGCTCTGGGAGCGGCCGCTGTCGCGGGTCTCGGTGTCCGGGACCTCTTCCAGCGCAAGCATTCGATCCTGCGGATCTATCCGGTCGTCGGTCGCACCCGCTGGCTGTTCGAGTCGATCCGTCCCGAGATCCAGCAGTACTTCATCGAGCGGGACAACGACGGCCGGCCGTTCGACCGGGACACCCGCACGATGATCTATCAGCGGGCGAAGGGCCTCGGTGACGCGGATGCCTATGGCACCGAGAACGACATCACGAGCGCCGGCTACGATCACATCCTCCACGCCGCGAGCCCTCTCGAGCCGATGGCCACGCCCCCTCGGGTGCGTCTGGGCGGCCCCGACTGCACCCAGCCGTACGACACCGCGATGCTGAACATCTCCTCGATGAGCTTCGGATCCCTCTCGGCGAACGCCGTGCGGGCCATGAACTACGGCGCGAAGCATGGAGGGTTCGCCCAGGAGACGGGGGAGGGCGGCCTCTCCAAGTACCACCTGGAATACGGGGCCGACATCATCTGGGAGATCGGTTCCGGATACTTCGGCTGCCGGACCCGTGACGGCGAGTTCGATGCGCAGGAGTTCTCCGAGAAGGCGACCCGGCCCGAGGTGAAGGGGATCCTGATCAAGCTCAGCCAGGGCGCCAAGCCCGGGGTCGGGGGAGTGCTCCCGGCGGAGAAGATCACCCCGGAGATCGCGGAGGCGCGGGATGTGCCGCAGGGCCAGGACTGCGTGAGCCCAGCGGCCCACCCCGCCTTCGCCACGCCCGTGGAGATGATGCATTTCGTGGCCCGGCTGCGGGACCTCTCCGGGGGCAAGCCGATCGGCGTCAAGCTCTGCGTCGGGGGCCGTTCGGAGGTCCTCGCCATGTGCAAGGGGATGCTGGAGACCGGCATCTCCCCGGACTGGCTCTCCGTCGACGGCGCCGAGGGCGGGACGGGGGCGGCGCCCCTGGAGTTCGAGGACCATGTCGGGACGCCGCTGTCCGATGGCCTGGTGATCGTCCACAACGCGCTGGTGGGCACGGGACTTCGCGAGAAGGTCGCCATCGGATGCTCCGGGAAGATCGCGGGCGGCAACGACATCATCCGCAAGATCGCTCTCGGCGCGGACTTCTGCAACGCCGCCCGGCCGATGATGATGGCGACCGGGTGCATCCAGGCCCAGCGATGCCACACCAACACCTGCCCCAGCGGGGTGGCCACGCAGGATCCTAGGCGTGGTCGAGCGGTGGTCGTCGCGGACAAGGGGCCGCGGGTGATGCGCTATCAGCAGGCGACGGTCCGCTCAGCCATGGAGCTGCTCGCCTCGATGGGGCTGCACTCGTTCGACGACCTGGGCCCGCGGCACGTGCTGCGACGGATCGATCCGGCTCGGGTCATGACTTACGAGGACCTGTACACCTGGTTGGACGAGGGCGAGCTCCTCACCGGGACCGACCACCCCGACTGGGCCCGGGACTGGGACGAGGCGGACGCCCACCGGTTCCAGGGCGCGCGTCCTGCGCAGCAGCTGCATCGCAGGCACCGTCAGGTGAGCGAGGATCCGGCCGGTTCGGCCGACGGTGCATAGCGGGCCGGATGACCGGGTGTGCGCGCGTCGAGGGCGAGACCGAACGGTCGACATCCCGCCCGGAGCTCGACGTTCCGGGCGCGAGCGTGTCTACTCGGAGACGGACGACGACTCGACGAAGGAGATCCCCGTGATGACCTCGTACGACTACCTGATCGTCGGTGGCGGCCAGGTCGCCGACGACGCGGCTCGTGCTCTTCGTGAGCACGATGCGAACGGCACCATCGGCATCGTGAGCACCGATGAGGACGCGCCCTACACCCGTCCCGCGCTGTCCAAGAAGCTGTGGACCGATCCCGATTTCAGCGAGGACTCCGTCCCGCTGGGCACCGCCGCGCAGACCGGTGCCGAACTGCGGGTGCGCACCCGCGTCACCGCGATCGACCGGGAGGCCAAGGAGGTCGAGCTGGAGAGCGGGGAGCGTCTCGGCTACGGGCGGCTGCTGCTGGCCACGGGCTCCGAGCCCCGCCGGCTGGAGGGGCCGGAGGACGAGCGCATCATCCACTTCCGCAGCTTCGCCGACTACCGCACGCTGCGCCATCTGATGACCGAGGGCGCCCGTGCCGTCGTCGTCGGCGGGGGGTACATCGGTGCGGAGATCGCCGCGGCCCTCTCGGTCAACGGCGCCCATGTCACGCTGGTGTTCCCCGAGGACGTGCTCGGTGCCTCGCGGTTCCCGCCCAGCATCGCAGAACGCCACCAGAAGCTCTTCACCGATCACGGGGTCGAGCTGCGCCCCGGGCGACGGGCCGAGCGCCTCACGATCCTCGACGATGCGGATGTCGGTGTCACCCTCGATGACGGGACCGCTCTCGGCGGGGACATCGTCGTGGTCGGCCTCGGTGCCGACCCCCGTCTCCAGCTGGCCCGCGACGCGGGCCTGGACGTCGCCGACGGCGTCGTGGTCGACGAGACCCTGAGGACGTCCGATCCCTCGATCTGGGCGGCCGGCGACATCATCGAGTACCCGGACGTCGTCCTCGGCCGTACTCGCATCGAGCACGTCGACCATGCACGGGAATCCGGAGCGGCCGCCGGACGGTCGATGGCCGGGGCCGAGGCCCCCTACGACCACACGCCCTACTTCTACTCCATGGTCTACGGGGTGCGCTGGGAAGCAGTGGGTACCCTCGACCCGACCCTGGAGACGCTCGAGGTCCCTCTCGACACCGAGCGCAGCGTCGTCTACTACCTCGACGACCAGGGGCGGCCGGTCGGTGTGCTGCTGTGGCAGATCGAGGGTGCACGGGACGCCGCTCGAACGGTGATCGCCGAGGCGATCACCGACCGGGAACTTCTTCGAGGGAGCATAGGCTGACCATGGATCTGAGAATCAGAGGGAAGAAGGCACTGATCACCGGAGCCGACTCCGGCATCGGATGGCACAGTGCACAGGAGCTCCTGCACGAAGGGGTCACGGTCTTCGTGACCGATCGCGAGGCATCGTCGCTCGCCCGATCCGCGGCAGCGCTCGAGGCTCCGGAGGGCCAGCTGTTCCACCATGCCGCGGACATCACCCGCCGTGAGGAGATCACCGAGCTCGGCGAGGCGGTGCAGGAGGAGATCGGCGACATCGACATCCTCATCCATGCCGCGGGGATCACCGGGGCCCAGGGGCTCTTCCACGAGATCGATGATGAAGGATGGGTCGACACGCTCAGCACGGACCTGCTCGGCGCCGTACGGATCACGCGGGAGTTCCTTCCGGCATTGCGACGAGGGCAGTGGGGTCGGCTGATCTTCCTGGCCTCGGAGGACGCGGTGCAGCCCTATGACGACGAGCTGCCCTACTGCGCCTCGAAGGCCGGGGTGCTCGCACTGGCCAAGGGGCTCTCGCGCACGTACGCCCGTGAAGGGCTCCTGGTCAATGCGGTCTCTCCGGCATTCATCCACACGCCGATGACCGACGCGATGATGGACAAGCGCTCAGCTCAGCTCGGGGTCGACAGGGAGCAGGCCATACGCTCCTTCCTCGATGAAGAACGTCCCCACCTGGCCCTCAAGCGTCGGGGCGAGCCCGAGGAGGTGGCTGCGGTCATCGCCTTCCTGTGCTCCGACCGCGCCTCCTTCATCACCGGCTCGAACTACCGCGTGGATGGGGGCTCTGTCGCGACGGTCTGAGGAGCTCCTGCACTGCAGGAAGCAGGAGCAGACGACGCCTACAGCGTGATCTGGATCTTCACATCGGTGGGGCGGCCCTCGAGGAAGCGCTCGAAGGCGCCGACGGAGTCGTCGAAGGAGAAGGTCTCCGAGACGAAGCGGGAGAGGTCCACGGCGTCGCTCGCGGCGAGGTCGATCGCCTTCTGGTACACGTTCGCGTACCGGAACACCGTCTCCAGCGAGATGCCGCGGCTCTGGGCGGTGGCGATGTCGAAGGGCACCGGATCCACCGGCATGCCCACCAGCACGATGCGGCCACCCGGGGCGGGCAGCTCCCACAGCTTCGCGTAGGCGGCGACGGCGCCGGTGGCCTCGAACACCACCTGCGGTCCCCAGCCGCCGGTCTCCGCGCGCACCCGCTCGCCCAGGTCCTCCTGGGTGGCGTCCACGGTGACGATGCCCTCGAGCCCGTCGAGCAGGGCCAGCTTCTGCGGCAGCACGTCGGAGATGAAGACGGTGCTGGCGCCGCCCGCACGCGCGGCGAGCGCGGTCATGATCCCGATCGTGCCGGCCCCGACGACGGCCACGACATCGCCGGGCGTGATCCCGGCCTTCGTCGCCGCGAACATGCCGACGGAGAACGGCTCGATCAGCGCCCCCTCGGCGAAGCTGAGGCTGTCGGGGAGCAGATACGTGAAGGCGGCGGGATGGATGACCTCGTCGACGAGGCAGCCGTGCACCGGCGGGGTGGCCCAGAACCGCACGCCGGGATCCACGTTGTAGTTGCCCTCGCGCACCGCACGGGAGCGGGGATCGGGGACACCGGGCTCCATCGCGACACGATCGCCGACGGCCAGGTGACTCACGCCCTCACCGACCTCTGCGACGGTGCCGGCACCCTCGTGCCCGAGGATCATCGGCGCTCTCACCACGAACGGGCCGATCCTGCCATCTGTCCAGTAGTGCACGTCCGAGGCGCAGATGCCGACGGTGTGCATCGCGATCCGCACCTCACCGGGGCCGGGAGCGCCGGCGGGCTCGACCTCCTCGATCGACATCCGGTTCTTCTCGTGCAGCATCAGCGCGCGCATGCAGGACTCCTCCGCTCGGCCGTGACAGGCCGTCCAAGGCCCTGCAATGCACTCTGCCATACCGCCCAGCGGTGGTCCGGGCCGGTTCACCGGACGGTCCGCGCTCCACCGCTCACTGCGCGGATCAGCAGCGCCAGCAGCACCGTCGCCGCCGCCAGCCCCCACCATCCCCACCCGCCGCCGAGCGCGATCGCCGCACCGAGGACGGCCGGCGCGGCAGAGGACATCAGCCCGTTGCTGATCCCGTAGAACGCCCCGTACTGGCCCTGCTGCCGCGCCGGCGCCAGACGGAACAGCAGCTCCATCGTCCCGGCGCTGTACAGCACCTCCCCGGCGGTGTGGGCGAGCAGGAAGCCGCCCAGCGCGAGCACCAGGACCACCGGCGAGGCCGACCAGCCGGAGAGGAAGAAGAGATAGGAGACCGCGAGGCAGACGGCGCCGATCACCAGGCGCCGACCCGCGGCGCGGATGCTGGTGATCCCGGCACTGGCCAGCACCTGGAAGGTGGCGGCGAACAGGGCGTTGAGCGCGACCAGGAGGCCGACGACCCAGGTCAGCTCCGGATGATGGAGCACCGTCCACAGGGGGAGCGCGAAGGACAGCACGTGCAGGTGGATGCCGATCGCGCCGTTGGCGAGCGAGAACACGGCGAACCGCGGATCGGGGAGCACCGGGCGCGGACGCCCGGCACCGCCCTCCGGCGCCGCCGGCACCGTGATGCGCAGCAGCAGCCCGGCAGCGATCACGAAGGTGACCGCATCGCCGAGGATCGCGATCCGGAACGCCGTCGCGCTGCCGCTGCCCAGCACCAGCCCGGCCAGCAGCGCACCGGCGGAGATGCCGAGGGTGAGCAGGGACCTCAGCGAGGCGCGGGCGAGTGCCGGATCCTCTCGCGCCACGCGCCGGATCAGGGTGGTGTTCGAGGACATGCACAGCCCCTGCCCGAGGCTGATCAGACACAGCACGAGGACGAATCCCACCTGCTCCCGGACCGCCAGCAGCAGGGCGGTGGCGACGGCGGAGAGGATGAGCCCGGCCAGGAGCACGGGCTTCGGGCTCGAGGCATCGGAGAACCTGCCGCTGAGCAGATCGCCGCCGATCGCGAGCACGGTGGCGACGACGAGCACCGCGGAGACGAAGCCGACGGAGAATCCGAGGTGCTGGGTGAAGAACAGCACGCTGATCGTGGCGAAGAGCCCGTTGCCGAGCGCGTTGACGGTGGTGAGCAGCGCGAGCAGGCGCATCGCGGGGGTTGCGGACAGCGTCGCCGCGGCGGTGACGTAGGGAGCGGCGAACAACTCCCCGAGCGTGGAGCGGCGGCGGGTGCGTGCATTCTTCGGCATGGTTCGACAATAGCGCTCTGTGTGCGGTGATCCCATTTCCAGCATTGTTCAGTGGGCGGCCTTGAGCTGTGTTATCGTCCGTGCGTCCCGGGCGACCGAAAAGGCGTGTTAGGCATTGTTCTCTTTCCCTCGCACGGTCCTCAGGGATGGGTTTCTCTGCAGCCGTCGGAATCACTCCTGGCCCGCCTGCAGAGCCCAGCTATCCGCGGCACCCGGGGCCGACCGCTCCTCCACAGTGGGCGCCCGTCCACCGTGAGCAGGCCGACCGTTCCTCCACCGAGACCACTTATGCACAATTCTGCGGCGCGCCGTTCCTCCACACCACCTGCTTATCCACATTGTCCACAGTTTCTCCGCGGGGTCTTGCGCCGGCGCGACGCCTCGGTAGAGTTGCGGGAAGGCAATTCTTTCAGCTCTCGCAGATCTGCACATTGTTTTCGCGAGAATTCGTCGACCATGTCCGGGAGGAGGTGTGCACAATGGGTGATCTTCGCGCTGGCACGAACGTGCCGTTCGATGAGGACGCGGCCGGTGAGGTCTCCTCCGGGTCGGAACTCTCGGTCGGCTCATTCTCAGAACCCACTCCCGCCGCACCTGTCCTCCCGCCGCATCTGCGATCCATCCATGCCGCCTCGATCCAGGAGAGCCGGCACCTCGCCGCGCGCTTCACCGCGCTCGCCCCGTCGTTCCATGACCCGGAGAGCGAGGAATGCGACGCGGACGCCGCCGAGGCGGAGCTCCTCTCGGCGGCACTCGCCCTGCGCTGCACCCGCACCGTCGCGGACCGCATCCTCCGCGACGCCCACATCGCGGTCACCCAGCTGCCCCTCACCCTGCCCCGGCTGGAGTGCGGGGAGTTCCCCGCCGCCTGGTTCGACCGGATCCTGCGCCGCACCCGGCATCTCACCCCGCACCAGATGACTGTCGTGGACGCCGCCGTCTCGCTGTGGCCCGCCACGGTGACCACGGAGCAGTTCCACCACCGGCTCTCGCGCCTGCTCGGTCGCGTGGAGTCCCAGCAGGAGACCCCCGCCCACCTCACTCCTGAGGGCCGGCGCCGGGTGGAGCTGCTGCCCACCCGGGATGACGGGATCGGCTGCCTGCGGGTGGTCGGCCCGGCCCCGGAGATCCTCGCCCTCGCCCAGCGGCTGGACTCCGCCGCCCGCGCGATCCAGGCCGCCCAGCGCCGCGCCTTCGAGGCAGGGGAGGCGCCCCCGCTGGATCCGCGGGGCACCGTCGCCGAGACGGCGACCCCCGCCTCCCTCGCCCTCCTCCAGTACGACCTGCTGGGCGGTGCGGCCTTCGACACCGACGGGGTCCAGGTGCCACAGCCTCGCTTCCGCCTCAACGTCACCGTGCCCGTCCTGACGCTGCTCGGCGGCTCCCAGGAGCCCGGCCTGCTGGAGGGCACGACCCCGATCCCCGCCGCGATGGCACGCGAGCTGGCCGGGCAGAGCGAGACCTGGCACCGCGTGCTCACCGATCCGTGCAGCGGCACCTTCCTGCCGCTGCCCGCGACGCGCTACACCCCGACCCGCGCCATGCTCGAGCACCTGCGCCTGCGCAACACCACCTGCGCGGTCCCCGGATGCACCCGCCCCACCTCCTGGGCCTCCGAGGCGGACCACATCGAGGAGTACGACCACGGGGATCCGGAGCACGGAGGTCTCACCGAGATCGAGAACCTGCACCTGCTGTGCTGGCAGCACCACCGGGCGAAGACCGCCGGCCTGCTCGACCCGACCCGCCTGCCGAGCACTCCCGGCCTTCCGGGACGGACCGCCTGGTCGATCCAGGATCGGGTGACCGTGATCGTCCGCGACAACGAGGACCTCGCCACCCCGCACATGACCGAGGCGCTCATGGACTCCTGGGCCCGCTACCAGGCACGGCGCGAGTCACGACGGCGGGCCCTCGAGCGGCGGAAGAACCCGCCGCCACCGCCGTACTGAGGCCGCGAGGGGACGCGGCGTAACCTGGCACGCCCGACCCGCCAGGAGGCACAGTGCGACTCTTCGATCCCAGAGCCCGTCAGGTCACCGCGCAGCAGGCTCGTCGCTACGCGATGTTCGAGATCCTGCACACGATCGCCGACGTCCTCGCCGCGCTCCTGTTCGTCGTCGGGAGCATCCTGTTCTTCTTCGAGCAGACGCAGTTCGCAGGAACGGTCTGCTTCCTGGTCGGGTCGCTCTTCTTCGCCGCGAAGCCCAGCATCCGGATCATCCGAGAGCTCTGGCTGGCCCGATCGCACAAGGTGGACCGGCTGGCGGGAAGGGCCCCGGAGGGCCCGCCGATGACCGACGGCTGACCGGTCAGCGCTGCCCCGCTCCTGCCCCCTCCCTCGTGACCGTCGCCTGTCACACCCCTCCCGCAGGCTTCGTATGCATGTTCGAAGTCATGACCCGGACTCCTTGAGGGGTGCGCCGCAGAGGCGTACAGTTCGAACCCCTGTTCGAACATCTGTGCGAAGAGGAACGGCGAGGAGCGGGAGGAGGACGCGTGATGAGCACAGCCGTGCAGGCGACGGAGGAGCGCGAGCAGCGCCTGTCCCGGGCCCGGGCCGCCCTGGGCGCGGCCGAGCGCTCCGCCGCACGCTGGGGCGGCCGGATCGACCGCACCGCCCTGCGGTCGTCGCCGCAATCCGCCGACGATGCCGCCGACGACGGGCTCGGCGCCCGCCTGCCGGTGCCGGGACCGCTGGCGACGCTGTTCCCGCGCGGCAGCCTGCGGGCCGGCAGCTCGGTGGCGCTCGAGGGTGCGGCGAGCACCTCCCTGCTGCTCTCCCTCGCGGTCGCCGCGGCGGGGGAGGACTCCTGGTGCGCGATCGCCGGGATGCCCGATCTGGGGCTGCGCGCCGCCCTGGACGCCGGGTTGGACCCCTGCCGGCTCGCCCTCGCCCCGGCCGGCGGGGACCAGCGCCCGCAGGTGCTCTCCGCCCTGGCCGACGGGGTGGGAGTGCTCGTGCTCGGCCCCGAGCTGGACCTCGCCCCCGCGCTCTGGCGCAGCCTGCTGGGTCGGGCCCGCACCGCCGACACCCTCGTCCTCGCCGCCGTCCCGCCCGGCCGTGCCGATCTCACGCTGCGGGCCACCACCTCGGGGTGGACCGGTCTCGGGCAGGGCTCGGGACGGCTGCGCCGGCGCCGCCTCGAGATCACCGCCGAGGGGCGGGGGATCGCCGGGCACCGCACGGCCCGGGTGCTGCTGCCGCAGGTGGACGGCATGATCGCGGAGGCGCCCCAGAGCGCTGCGGAGGATCGCGCCGCTGCGACCCCGATGCGGCTGCTGCCGCCGG
The window above is part of the Brachybacterium vulturis genome. Proteins encoded here:
- a CDS encoding YrhK family protein codes for the protein MRLFDPRARQVTAQQARRYAMFEILHTIADVLAALLFVVGSILFFFEQTQFAGTVCFLVGSLFFAAKPSIRIIRELWLARSHKVDRLAGRAPEGPPMTDG